ttaacaaaaattttttcaaacataaGAGCTCGAGTCATTTCCCACAGCGTGCATAACGAGTTTGGAATAatgtaatgttttaaatttttttcaagaatGTAAATAACAATTGTAATATGTTTATTGCTTAAACAATGAATTTTGATGTTAATCTTTATAGAATAAAAGAGAAAGACACTGAATGATTTACAACACTGGCTCTATGTTCATTACAATTGGTTCAGGGAATGCACAGTGTCATCTCGAACACAAGATTTCCAATATGTAAAATAgcacataaaataatacataagtattaaaatctaaatgaaaaataaatgatcattTATCAGTGTTAGTGGCTATTAGACTCGTATGAACATATGTAACTGTAAGATGGTGCAGAAAAATGGTAACTCTGGTCGCACAGACACTTTAATGGTCACAGACTATCAGAGTTGGAACAGCAACAATGGATGGGACAGATAATGTCATAAGGTGTGCCACAGGAGAATGGAAGCCTGTAGTGTTCACTGGGTGGCTATAGTGAAGCCATAGATCCACTGAAACACACCCACACAGGGTGGACACCTGTTCATCGAATACACAGTAAGGCACGGTATTCTGTGTGTGTCAGAAGGGAACGTATCCAAGCACTGCGTGAGCTTTATGTAATGCTGAGTACAGAGGCGAACAAAACGAGGTGGGAAGACTCAACTTTATGGGACCAGCTGGAACTGCTGCTAGGTCTGGCCTGTGAACCTGCGAGGTGGTCTCAGGCTGCAAGAGGTTTGAGCAGTCAGCCACTGGGGCACCGATGCTTACTTCACCTGGTTTTCTGAACATCCTCTGTACAAGCCCTCACAGCAGAGCATTCTTTTATATTATGTGCCTTTAGAGCAATTAACATCTTCCGTGTACTATCTGGATTTGGAGAGAACTAAGAATTATCTTGGGATAGTTACTGGCATATGGCTTGCACGTGGAAAGAAAGTGACCGACAACTACGTAAGAGCCAAAGCTGTAATACTAAGGTGTGAATAGTGATTACTCTGATAATCTGCTTTTATACAAGACGAAACTTCCACAGGTCAACATCAGCCAtctaaatttgtaaaaatgttaCCACCATCCTCTATAATCATTCTGCAGTACACTACCTTGCTCGAGGTGTCGATTGTAAGTGACTTTGTCATCATCTTCATGCAGTGTGGCACTATTCAAAGGTGTCTCATTGTCATCAGCCACAGAGGCAATGGACAACTTTAGAGACCACTTCATGGGAACAGGCCTACAGCAACGAGTACAGGCTGCCGGTTGCAAACTACACCCATCACTGTGTCTGAGCCTATGCTGGGCAATACAGCTTTGTGTCCACAGCAGTCTGCCTCATGCTCTATTCACACAGTGAGTGTACCCTCTGTCATGACAGTTGATGCTGAAACCTAAACAACCACTTTCTGTATACATGTAGTTTAATATAATGTCCACAAACTGGCTCTTTGATGGTTTTTGTTAGCTAACATACCTGGTAATGAACACTGTTCAGTTTAGGGGTTCACTGAAACTGCTACACGAGGGTAATGATAGCATTGTGAGCTATCGTGAAATTACTGTCTACGATGGTGTATTTTACAGCAGACACACATCTGCGAAAATTCAGTGGGAAAAATTATACAGTTGGAAATACACACACCTAGAACCGAGAGACACGAATGAGTTGGTTGTCTCACACTTACCTGGTTTGTGGTGGTGGATCGTACAGCAACCGGCTCACTTCGATCAAGTCTTTAGGTTGATGAAGCATCGCATCTGCCCACCCCTGAGTGGCCATCACCTCGTGTGTACGAGTCTTAATAAATTCGATGGCGGCTCGCCTGAGGTCACTGCAGGAGTGGCGGACTGCGAGGACGGCCGCGGCCGCCGCGGTCTCCACGGTCAGCTGAGCGGCCACCTGCCGCTCGCACTCCGCCTTCAGCCCCGACGCCCCGTACTTATCCGCTGCAGTCAGCAGCTGGGGGGCCGTGCCGGGCCGCTGGGGGGCCCGCAGGGTGTACAGGTAGGACACCAGCTCCCTCAGCACCGGGCCCCCGATGTCGGCAATCCTCACCACGCCAGTGCAGGCCTCGAGGGTGTCGTGGGCGAACATGGCCGCAAATACGGGGCTCCTGTCCGCGAGGACGGCCCTGTGCACCACCAGCCGAGTGTCACCTGCCTCGAGTATCACCATGGCGTCGTCCCCGACGTCCAGCAGGTCCCCCAGGTCGACAGCCACCGtctctgtgatgtccttaactgcTTCCATTGCGGACGATTCTGAAACACGGCAACACGGAGCAGCCGTTTCAGCATACAGGTGACTGACGATACTTCTACGAGTGACAGCCACATCTGTTTCCAGCGACAGttgataaatacagggtgagtcacctaacgttaccgctggatatatttcgtaaaccacatcaaatactgacgaaccgattccacagaccgaacgtgaggagaggggctagtgtaattggttaccacaaaccataaaaaaatgcacggaactatgttttttaacataaaactacattttttagttggaaccccgttggttttgttagcacatttgaacatacaaacaaatacgtaatcagtgccgtttgttgattctacaatgttaattacatccggagatattgtaacctaaacttgacgcttgaataccactcctccgctgttcgatcgtctgtatcggagagcaccgaattacgtagggatccaaagggaacggtgatggaccttaggtacagaagagactggaacagcacattatgtccacatgctaacacctttttattggtctttttcactgacgcacatgtacattaccatgaggggtgaggtacacgtacacacgtggtttccgttttcaattacgcagtggaatagagcgtgtcccgacatgtcaggccaatagatgttcactgtggtggccatcatttgctgcacacaattgcaatctccggcgtaatgaatgtcgtacacgccgcagtacatctggtgtaatgccgccgcaggctgccacaatacgttgtttcatatcctctggggttgtaggcacatcacggtacacattcatctttaacgtaccccacagaaagtagtccagaggtgtaagatcaggagaacatttTCATTTATGACATCGGTAGCACCTATCATCACAGTGGGTAACGCAAAGTTGTTCAATGCGCTAACAGTTTCGCAAACCGTCGACTTTTACACGCATGTTCGGCACAAACTGTTCTCCTGGTTTTCTGACGACCGACTTTCTCTCTCGTGGTATTAATCGTGTTTCGACGTCTGAGCTCCTGGTTCGGTTCTCGCCTGATTGGTTCGTGACTGCAGTCCAGAAAGGACTGCCGCTTCGATCGCCTGGTCTGTACGGCCGGCAGAAAACTTTTTGTTCTAACTTAATCAGATTTTTACGTTTTGCACAAACTGAACACCGTTACaggttttcacgctaattaaggccgtgTAAGCATGGTCTCTTCCGAATGTAGTTTTGACCAAAATGCGATGCCGGTAGCTGGAGTCCAGAGTTTTTCTTTATCGTGCCTTTTGCGTTGCTctgcagatatttccatagcaagtttgaaacgcgtacgtttcataggcagcgatggcgagccacagaatctctgaccagagagcatgtagtcagtgcagttgcgagagagtaatagcgcgcgagagttcagttctgctgcgaggcagtagtggtacgtagcgagtcgcgagagcatgtagttgctgttgcgagttagcagttgtgtgtgaggagtcggcgggcgtcgacatggctctatggtcgagattcaggacgaggtaaattttttaaataaggtaatgaagcagctttgcgcacatctgataatgtaatggatcttaagtgtaattaatttgttcaagaatcgccccaataataattttgttttcaaaccaagcattttaacaaaacaaagaatccctttttgaaataatattttccttgcatttccttaaagaaaagtctcccttaaattaaaaaaaatatatatatatatttgcgatgcatttcctccaagctatgcgaAAAATAAgggcagatgcagtattactgacgtaagaatttgagtttaatcagggcctaaagatcgacatttcggtctatttgtgttttcattgtcactgagatttcattttttattgaattcatatcagctgagatttcattcattttttgttgAATTGActtaacatttttgtggggaggttacactttgctccatttatatttaaaCATTGTCTTTCAAATGTCACGGAGGAGGTTACAAGTTCCATACcgtgacaaatatttctttatacctaaccCAGAGGTGAAACAGCAACTTTCATAAATGCAGCTTTGAAACTTTTtaatgcaatgaaatattttcttaagaattttcatcccctattccactcctttaggggttgaatttccagaaacactcaaacacgtatttttttattttctgactgagaaaccaaacactAGTTTTTGTAGTTCTACctccaaaattaccttaatagagaCATTTCTCAAAAATCCTTCATCCCAATTTCACCCCCTTATGGTTGAAATTTCGCGCAATCTTCTTACACGCACCTCCTGGAGATTTCCAGTTTCGGTTTGGGCTGGGACATGGGTCAGACGGGCAGGACATTCCCTTTTATGCAGAgagattattaattaataatcatACAGTAATTTTTGCTCACGAATTGACCTGGTGACCGATCTCGAGTTATTTTCCGTCTAAGCTTATGGCTGATGCCGTTTATTTATTCCATACTTTTATCTTTCGTTACTGTGTAAAACCAGTCGCACAGTAACAATTCGTTTACAAGTGTATCTGGATTTTT
Above is a window of Schistocerca cancellata isolate TAMUIC-IGC-003103 chromosome 11, iqSchCanc2.1, whole genome shotgun sequence DNA encoding:
- the LOC126108172 gene encoding protein roadkill-like, with the translated sequence MEAVKDITETVAVDLGDLLDVGDDAMVILEAGDTRLVVHRAVLADRSPVFAAMFAHDTLEACTGVVRIADIGGPVLRELVSYLYTLRAPQRPGTAPQLLTAADKYGASGLKAECERQVAAQLTVETAAAAAVLAVRHSCSDLRRAAIEFIKTRTHEVMATQGWADAMLHQPKDLIEVSRLLYDPPPQTSAPVVTEPRTTTTGTTTTTRTATTSASAPRQTPAAARPTTPQPDEATVSQMRSLSAEERGRRLVQAAEQGAVGQLRALIAAGADVGARANGRAEVAAALLAAGADRGATGGDGGWTALDIARLCNHRRLVEMLS